A region from the Paenibacillus humicola genome encodes:
- the spoVAD gene encoding stage V sporulation protein AD — protein sequence MLKGHQSWIFERRPVIKATATVVGPFEGQGPLAEDFSIIHGDLSLGEDSWEKAEKKLFEEAAKLAIENAGLTQEQVQFYIGGDLMNQIISSSFAARTLTIPYLGIFGACSTSMEGLALAAFIVNGGGAKFALAGTCSHNASVEKQFRYPTEYGSQKPPTAQFTVTGAGAAVVAAHGSGPVVASATIGRVVDMGITDPFNMGAAMAPAAVDTIEAHFRDLQIGPEHYDLIVTGDLSKVGYAIANDLFVKHGIPMDKTQYADCGMMIYDYGKQKVQAGASGCGCSAVVTYGHLLNRMRRGELKRMLVVATGALLSPLSFQQGESIPCIAHAVAIESAEAASQ from the coding sequence ATGCTAAAGGGTCATCAAAGCTGGATATTCGAGCGCAGGCCCGTCATCAAAGCGACGGCAACCGTCGTCGGCCCTTTTGAAGGGCAGGGCCCGCTGGCCGAGGATTTCTCGATCATTCACGGCGACCTGTCGCTCGGGGAGGACAGCTGGGAGAAGGCGGAGAAAAAGCTGTTCGAGGAAGCGGCCAAGCTGGCGATCGAGAACGCCGGCCTCACGCAGGAACAGGTGCAGTTCTATATCGGCGGCGACCTGATGAACCAGATCATCAGCAGCAGCTTTGCCGCGCGGACGCTGACCATTCCGTATCTCGGCATCTTCGGGGCCTGCTCGACGTCGATGGAAGGGCTCGCGCTGGCCGCGTTTATCGTGAACGGCGGCGGCGCCAAATTCGCGCTTGCCGGCACCTGCAGCCACAACGCCAGCGTCGAGAAGCAGTTCCGCTACCCGACCGAATACGGCTCGCAGAAGCCGCCGACCGCCCAGTTTACCGTAACCGGCGCGGGAGCGGCCGTCGTAGCCGCGCACGGGAGCGGGCCGGTCGTCGCGTCGGCGACGATCGGGCGCGTCGTCGACATGGGCATCACCGACCCGTTCAATATGGGGGCCGCGATGGCGCCGGCGGCGGTCGATACGATCGAGGCGCACTTCCGCGACCTGCAGATCGGCCCGGAGCATTACGATTTGATCGTCACCGGCGACCTCTCCAAGGTCGGTTATGCGATTGCGAACGATTTGTTCGTGAAGCACGGCATTCCGATGGACAAGACACAGTATGCGGACTGCGGCATGATGATTTACGATTACGGGAAGCAGAAGGTGCAGGCCGGCGCCAGCGGCTGCGGCTGCTCGGCCGTCGTGACGTACGGCCACCTGCTGAACCGGATGCGAAGGGGAGAGCTGAAGCGGATGCTGGTGGTCGCCACCGGCGCGCTGCTCTCGCCTCTATCCTTCCAGCAGGGGGAGAGCATCCCCTGCATCGCCCATGCGGTGGCGATCGAAAGCGCCGAAGCCGCATCCCAGTAA
- the galE gene encoding UDP-glucose 4-epimerase GalE, protein MAVLVTGGAGYIGSHAVAALLERGEDVVVADNLQQGHKDAVLGGKLYVGDLRDGDFLDQVFGGNAIDAVIHFAANSLVGESMKDPGKYYHNNVYGTLCLLEKMNKYGVNKIVFSSTAATYGEPESVPIDELDRTLPTNAYGETKLAMEKMMKWFDVAHGIKFVSLRYFNAAGAHESGKIGEDHSPETHLVPLVLQTALGQRPHISVFGDDYPTEDGTCIRDYIHVSDLADAHVLAVERLRKGGGSAVYNLGNGQGFSVKQVIGIARAVTGKDIPAVVESRRAGDPAVLVASSKRARDELGWNPTRNKLEDIIGSAWAWHKANPRGYNDK, encoded by the coding sequence ATGGCTGTATTGGTAACGGGTGGAGCGGGCTACATCGGCTCGCATGCGGTTGCGGCGCTGCTGGAACGGGGCGAGGACGTCGTCGTCGCCGACAATCTGCAGCAAGGCCATAAAGACGCAGTGCTCGGCGGCAAGCTGTACGTCGGCGACCTGCGAGACGGGGACTTTCTGGATCAAGTATTCGGCGGGAACGCAATCGACGCCGTCATTCATTTTGCCGCGAACTCGCTTGTGGGCGAGAGCATGAAGGATCCGGGAAAATATTATCACAATAATGTTTACGGCACCCTCTGCCTGCTGGAGAAAATGAACAAGTACGGCGTGAACAAAATCGTCTTCTCTTCGACGGCGGCGACGTACGGCGAGCCCGAGAGCGTGCCGATCGACGAGCTCGACCGGACGCTGCCGACGAACGCCTACGGCGAAACGAAGCTCGCCATGGAAAAGATGATGAAATGGTTCGATGTCGCGCACGGCATCAAATTCGTGTCGCTGCGTTATTTTAATGCGGCAGGCGCGCACGAAAGCGGCAAAATCGGCGAGGATCACAGCCCGGAGACGCATCTCGTTCCGCTCGTGCTGCAGACGGCGCTCGGCCAGCGGCCGCACATTTCGGTCTTCGGCGACGATTATCCGACCGAGGACGGCACCTGCATCCGCGACTACATCCATGTGAGCGATTTGGCCGACGCGCACGTGCTCGCGGTCGAGCGGCTGCGCAAAGGCGGCGGCAGCGCCGTCTATAATCTCGGCAACGGCCAGGGCTTTTCGGTGAAGCAGGTGATCGGGATCGCGCGCGCCGTGACGGGCAAGGATATTCCGGCGGTCGTCGAAAGCCGCCGCGCCGGCGATCCGGCCGTGCTGGTCGCTTCCTCCAAGCGCGCGCGCGACGAGCTCGGCTGGAATCCGACGCGCAATAAGCTGGAGGACATCATCGGCAGCGCCTGGGCCTGGCACAAGGCAAACCCGCGCGGCTACAACGACAAGTAA
- a CDS encoding DUF421 domain-containing protein, producing MPDWSRIAIQTFGAVIALFLMTKVMGKRQVSHLSFFEYITGITIGNLAAYISLETEWYLGLVSMVVWALVSLGIEFAQLKSKKARDLIDGKPRVLIKEGKILEDNMKKERITTDELLQQLRKKNIFRAADVEFAVMEANGDINVLLQKKHQPLTAYHLGVQVGPEQEPQAVIMDGKIMDEPLATRGLSRDWLMTELEKAGVSADNVVLGQVDTYGQLYVDLFDDQIKVAEPQVKAVLLAQLKKCAADIEMFGLSTKDQSAKSMYEDCWIKLERVIDDVTPYLHR from the coding sequence TTGCCGGATTGGTCCAGAATCGCGATTCAAACCTTTGGTGCGGTCATTGCGCTATTCCTGATGACCAAAGTAATGGGCAAGCGACAGGTTTCCCATTTGTCGTTTTTCGAGTATATCACCGGGATTACGATCGGCAATTTGGCCGCCTACATCTCGCTCGAAACGGAATGGTATCTGGGGCTCGTCTCCATGGTCGTCTGGGCGCTCGTTTCGCTCGGCATCGAATTCGCGCAGCTTAAGAGCAAGAAGGCGCGGGATTTGATCGACGGCAAGCCGCGGGTGCTCATCAAGGAAGGCAAAATTTTGGAAGACAACATGAAAAAAGAACGGATCACGACGGACGAGCTGCTTCAGCAGCTGCGGAAAAAGAACATTTTCCGGGCTGCGGACGTCGAGTTCGCGGTCATGGAAGCGAACGGCGACATCAACGTACTGCTGCAAAAGAAGCACCAGCCGCTGACGGCGTATCATTTGGGCGTACAGGTCGGTCCCGAGCAGGAGCCGCAGGCGGTCATCATGGACGGCAAAATTATGGACGAGCCGCTTGCGACGAGGGGGCTCAGCCGGGATTGGCTCATGACGGAGCTGGAGAAAGCCGGCGTCAGCGCCGATAACGTCGTGCTCGGGCAGGTGGATACATACGGCCAGCTTTACGTCGATTTGTTCGACGACCAAATCAAGGTCGCCGAGCCGCAAGTGAAAGCCGTGCTGCTTGCCCAGCTGAAAAAATGCGCCGCCGACATCGAAATGTTCGGCCTTTCAACGAAGGACCAGAGCGCCAAGTCGATGTACGAAGACTGCTGGATCAAGCTGGAGCGGGTCATCGATGACGTGACACCTTATTTGCACCGATAG
- a CDS encoding asparaginase — translation MKEREPKMDHNSMMDQEPMMEHNSMNEGNEADESGRVLGVPLVRTTRGGRTENVHAGHAAVVSADGELLRFAGDAGVWTFMRSTAKPVQALPAVLGGVLEAYGLDEAALAMMCASHQGGPEHLAVLERMLWQTGVREEQLAFGPALPSGERARHELLRSGGGPRKLYHVCAGKHIGMLALCRLRGWPLETYTRPDHPLQRELLRLVADIAGMPPEAVGLAVDGCGLPVFALPLRRLALVYARLSARPAEWADDAVRASAERIAAAMNRHPALVEGPGRLASVMLGDGNIVAKSGAQGVFVFALRRERLAVALKLADGGETAWPEAVCAALGQLGCGGELVRRIREQFPPSIRNDAGQTVGRTEPVFRLESP, via the coding sequence ATGAAGGAGCGGGAACCGAAGATGGATCACAATTCGATGATGGACCAGGAACCGATGATGGAGCACAATTCGATGAACGAAGGAAACGAAGCGGACGAATCGGGGCGCGTGCTTGGCGTTCCGTTGGTGAGAACGACCAGGGGCGGCCGTACGGAAAATGTGCATGCCGGACATGCCGCCGTCGTTTCGGCGGACGGCGAGCTGCTGCGCTTCGCGGGCGATGCCGGCGTCTGGACGTTTATGCGTTCGACGGCAAAGCCGGTGCAGGCGCTGCCTGCGGTGCTCGGCGGCGTCCTCGAGGCGTATGGCCTTGATGAGGCGGCGCTGGCGATGATGTGCGCCTCGCATCAGGGCGGGCCGGAGCATTTGGCGGTGCTGGAGCGCATGCTGTGGCAAACCGGCGTCCGCGAGGAGCAGCTGGCGTTCGGCCCGGCGCTGCCGTCCGGGGAGCGGGCCAGGCATGAGCTGCTGCGAAGCGGCGGCGGGCCGCGCAAGCTGTACCACGTTTGCGCGGGCAAGCATATCGGCATGCTTGCGCTGTGCAGGCTGCGCGGATGGCCGCTCGAAACGTATACGCGGCCGGACCATCCGCTTCAGCGCGAGCTGCTGCGGCTGGTCGCGGACATCGCGGGCATGCCGCCGGAGGCGGTCGGGCTCGCCGTCGACGGCTGCGGCCTGCCCGTCTTCGCGCTGCCGCTGCGGCGGCTCGCGCTCGTCTACGCGCGGCTGTCCGCCCGGCCTGCCGAATGGGCGGACGACGCCGTCCGCGCCTCGGCGGAACGCATCGCCGCGGCGATGAACCGCCACCCAGCCCTGGTCGAAGGACCCGGGCGGCTGGCGAGCGTCATGCTCGGCGACGGGAACATCGTCGCCAAAAGCGGCGCGCAGGGCGTCTTCGTCTTCGCCCTGCGCAGGGAACGGCTCGCCGTCGCGCTCAAGCTGGCGGACGGCGGCGAAACCGCCTGGCCCGAAGCGGTCTGCGCGGCGCTCGGGCAGCTGGGCTGCGGCGGGGAGCTCGTCCGCCGCATCCGCGAGCAATTCCCGCCGTCGATCCGCAACGACGCGGGGCAAACGGTCGGGCGGACGGAGCCGGTTTTCCGGCTGGAGTCGCCCTGA
- a CDS encoding DUF1657 domain-containing protein codes for MTIATQVKTCLASLKSAQANLEQFALGTQNQEAKTLFTNCAQQTEQIVQQVESRVQQLENEEPQYKGF; via the coding sequence GTGACCATCGCCACACAAGTAAAAACATGCCTCGCTTCGCTGAAAAGCGCGCAGGCGAACCTCGAGCAGTTCGCGCTCGGCACGCAAAACCAGGAAGCAAAGACATTGTTTACGAACTGCGCCCAGCAAACGGAGCAGATCGTGCAGCAGGTCGAATCGCGCGTGCAGCAGCTGGAAAACGAGGAGCCGCAATACAAAGGCTTCTAG
- a CDS encoding general stress protein: MGINEIKDVRLTNVHTVNTLGEAREQLERYRQLGYSDDRLFVLTHEDERTKRLAEETDTGRIGVFEEGIGTAIANIFRSKGDELRAKMRSVGIADDVAEKLERELDRDKIVVIAWGGTPYENGEYDPAIVYYPPYYL; the protein is encoded by the coding sequence ATGGGAATCAATGAAATCAAAGACGTCCGCTTGACGAACGTGCACACGGTGAACACCCTTGGAGAAGCGCGCGAGCAGCTGGAGCGTTACCGTCAGCTCGGGTACAGCGACGACCGCCTGTTTGTGCTGACGCACGAAGACGAGCGGACGAAGCGGCTTGCCGAAGAAACGGATACCGGGCGAATCGGCGTATTCGAGGAAGGGATCGGCACGGCGATCGCCAACATTTTCCGTTCCAAAGGGGACGAGCTGAGGGCGAAGATGCGATCGGTCGGCATCGCGGACGACGTCGCGGAGAAGCTGGAGCGCGAGCTGGACCGGGATAAAATCGTCGTCATCGCCTGGGGCGGAACGCCTTACGAGAACGGGGAGTACGATCCGGCGATCGTCTATTACCCGCCGTATTATCTGTAA
- a CDS encoding potassium channel family protein: protein MIIFANLLLRLIRMNNVLTYGAVVLVMLCGAGAAYALEPDTFGSYFNGLWWVMTTVTTVGFGDYYPHTVPGKCLGMVLYIFGIGLLSLTISKIVDAMLVYERRMEEGKVRFMGEKHFVIINWSTHAEIAVREIMNTDQTAEIVLIDMMDKAPFQHIRMHYIRGNPVRSETLDMANLGAARAVFIFADDLTHHNAIVRDPSFIDGKSLLVAAAVEREYKQVHTVVEIKDEVNLPSFRHIKIDDFIIGTEAVSHMAVRSAFNPGTSRILSQLLSRGDGDDLFEIERQPRWATFGDAFDELLKQGATLISNGSDLGINKRMDEPIPHDARLFVICTRETFEKLQKLP from the coding sequence GTGATTATATTTGCCAATCTGCTGCTTCGCCTCATCCGGATGAACAATGTGCTGACTTACGGCGCGGTCGTCCTGGTGATGCTGTGCGGAGCCGGCGCGGCGTACGCGCTCGAGCCGGATACGTTCGGCAGCTATTTTAACGGACTGTGGTGGGTGATGACCACGGTGACGACGGTCGGCTTCGGCGACTATTACCCGCATACGGTACCCGGCAAATGTCTCGGGATGGTGCTCTATATTTTCGGAATCGGCCTGCTGTCGCTGACCATCAGCAAAATCGTCGATGCGATGCTCGTGTACGAGCGGAGAATGGAGGAAGGCAAAGTGAGGTTTATGGGGGAAAAGCATTTCGTCATCATCAACTGGAGCACGCATGCCGAGATTGCCGTACGGGAAATCATGAACACGGACCAAACGGCGGAAATCGTGCTGATCGATATGATGGACAAAGCGCCGTTCCAGCATATCCGCATGCATTATATCCGCGGCAATCCGGTGCGCTCCGAAACGCTCGACATGGCGAATTTGGGGGCGGCGCGAGCCGTCTTTATTTTTGCCGACGACCTGACGCATCACAATGCGATCGTCCGCGATCCGTCGTTCATCGACGGCAAGTCGCTGCTGGTGGCGGCGGCGGTGGAACGCGAGTACAAGCAGGTGCACACCGTGGTTGAAATCAAAGACGAAGTGAACCTGCCGAGTTTCCGGCACATCAAAATCGACGATTTCATCATCGGTACGGAGGCGGTCTCCCATATGGCGGTCCGCTCGGCGTTTAATCCCGGCACGTCCCGCATTTTGTCGCAGCTGCTGTCCCGGGGCGACGGGGACGATTTGTTCGAGATTGAGCGGCAGCCGCGCTGGGCCACGTTCGGCGACGCCTTCGACGAGCTGCTGAAGCAGGGCGCGACGCTGATTTCGAACGGCAGCGACCTTGGCATCAACAAGCGGATGGACGAGCCCATTCCGCATGACGCCCGGCTGTTCGTCATCTGTACGAGGGAGACGTTCGAGAAGCTGCAGAAATTGCCGTAG
- a CDS encoding galactokinase: MADIQQLTEQFLTLYGESPEAISAFHAPGRVNLIGEHTDYNGGYVFPAALTFGTTLLIRRRSDNLLGLSSTNFPGEHKHLPISPIVYDEKDGWMNYPKGIVNELQQRGRTFETGFDLLFHGEIPNASGLSSSASIEVVTAFALLSMGGYPTDTVEIALLAQKSENEFNGVQCGIMDQFAVANGRKDHAILLMCDTLEYKLVPFASGSFKLVIGNTNKRRGLVDSKYNERRSECERAVRDLQAVFPELTLLGQLTVEQFNEHAHLITDETVRKRARHVVEEIDRVLQSMKVLEAGDLASFGKLMNGSHDSLRDLYEVTGAELDAMVDAARKVPGVLGSRMTGAGFGGCTVSLVHEDSIERFKEEVGRSYAEATGLAAGFYVCEIGNGVEKLA; the protein is encoded by the coding sequence ATGGCTGATATTCAGCAGCTTACCGAACAATTTCTTACCCTTTACGGCGAATCGCCGGAAGCGATAAGCGCGTTTCATGCGCCGGGCAGGGTCAACCTGATCGGCGAGCATACGGATTATAACGGCGGCTACGTTTTCCCGGCCGCGCTCACGTTCGGCACGACCCTTCTGATTCGGCGCCGCAGCGATAATCTGCTCGGTCTCTCGTCTACGAATTTTCCCGGCGAGCACAAGCATCTGCCGATTTCGCCGATCGTATACGACGAGAAGGACGGCTGGATGAACTATCCGAAAGGGATCGTGAACGAACTGCAGCAGCGCGGCCGGACATTCGAAACCGGCTTCGACCTGCTTTTCCACGGGGAAATTCCGAACGCTTCGGGCCTTTCCTCCTCCGCTTCGATCGAGGTTGTAACGGCGTTTGCGCTGCTTTCGATGGGCGGGTATCCGACCGATACCGTTGAGATCGCGCTGCTGGCGCAAAAATCCGAGAACGAGTTCAACGGCGTCCAATGCGGCATCATGGACCAGTTCGCGGTGGCGAACGGCCGGAAGGACCATGCGATTCTGCTGATGTGCGATACGCTCGAATACAAGCTCGTGCCGTTCGCGTCCGGCAGCTTCAAGCTGGTCATCGGCAATACGAACAAGCGCCGCGGTCTCGTCGATTCAAAATATAACGAGCGCCGGAGCGAGTGCGAGCGGGCCGTGCGCGACTTGCAGGCCGTATTCCCTGAGCTGACGCTCCTCGGGCAGCTGACAGTTGAACAGTTCAACGAACATGCGCATCTGATCACGGACGAGACGGTCCGCAAGCGCGCCCGCCATGTGGTCGAAGAGATCGATCGCGTGCTGCAGTCGATGAAGGTGCTCGAAGCGGGCGATCTGGCGTCGTTCGGCAAGCTGATGAACGGCTCGCACGATTCGCTGCGCGACCTGTACGAGGTGACCGGCGCCGAGCTGGATGCGATGGTCGATGCCGCGCGCAAGGTGCCTGGCGTGCTCGGCTCCCGCATGACCGGCGCGGGCTTCGGCGGCTGCACCGTGTCGCTGGTGCACGAGGACAGCATCGAACGGTTCAAGGAAGAGGTCGGCCGCAGCTACGCGGAAGCGACGGGACTTGCCGCCGGCTTCTACGTGTGCGAGATCGGCAACGGCGTCGAAAAGCTGGCTTGA
- a CDS encoding AI-2E family transporter gives MPPMSRFFRICLGAIALLLIIYLIAKDSFLFRPLDKVLNILIVPFMLAGFFYYLLRPIVRYLRRQRLPKTAAILIVYLAFAVVAALFVVVVWPTLQQQIDNFANGTPALVEGFNERFARLQHTRLASMLGFGGTEMIAKLSELLTDAVNTASSYISNVISAVTNFVIVVATAPIICYYMLKDGGAIPRAILHLVPKRYRKDGREVLEDIDSALSGFIVGRMIITFLLGVMMYIGFLIIGLPYSLLIALIATLLNIIPYIGPILGAIPCVIVAFIDSPAMVLWVLLVVVIAQQIESNLLSPHVYGRRLDIHPLTTILLLLVAADIAGILGVILAIPLYMVAKIVIVRLYRLFLAEKVEELVE, from the coding sequence ATGCCGCCAATGAGCCGCTTTTTTCGCATTTGCCTCGGCGCAATCGCCCTGCTGCTCATCATCTATCTGATTGCCAAGGATAGCTTTCTGTTCCGGCCGCTCGACAAAGTGCTGAACATCCTCATCGTCCCGTTTATGCTGGCCGGATTTTTCTATTATTTACTGCGGCCGATCGTTCGCTATTTGAGGCGCCAGCGTCTGCCCAAAACGGCTGCGATCCTGATCGTCTATCTGGCTTTCGCCGTTGTGGCCGCTCTATTCGTGGTCGTCGTCTGGCCGACGCTGCAGCAGCAGATCGACAATTTCGCGAACGGAACGCCGGCGCTGGTCGAAGGCTTTAACGAGCGGTTCGCCCGGCTGCAGCATACCCGGCTCGCCTCCATGCTGGGCTTCGGCGGAACGGAGATGATCGCGAAGCTGTCGGAGCTGCTGACCGATGCGGTCAATACGGCGTCGAGCTACATATCGAATGTCATTTCGGCTGTGACGAACTTTGTCATCGTCGTGGCTACCGCGCCGATCATTTGCTACTACATGCTGAAGGACGGCGGCGCGATTCCCCGGGCGATCCTTCATCTCGTCCCGAAGCGGTACCGGAAGGACGGCCGCGAGGTGCTGGAGGACATCGATTCCGCGCTCAGCGGATTTATCGTCGGGAGGATGATCATTACGTTCCTGCTCGGCGTCATGATGTACATCGGGTTTCTCATCATCGGCCTCCCGTATTCGCTTCTGATCGCGCTGATCGCGACGCTGCTCAACATCATTCCCTATATCGGCCCGATTCTCGGAGCGATTCCGTGCGTGATCGTCGCCTTCATCGATTCGCCGGCGATGGTGCTGTGGGTGCTGCTCGTCGTCGTTATCGCCCAGCAAATCGAGAGCAATCTGCTGTCGCCCCACGTATACGGCAGGCGGCTCGACATTCATCCGCTCACGACGATTCTGCTGCTGCTTGTCGCGGCGGATATTGCCGGCATTCTCGGCGTTATTTTGGCCATTCCCCTCTACATGGTCGCGAAAATCGTCATCGTACGGCTGTACCGCCTGTTTCTTGCCGAAAAGGTGGAGGAGCTCGTCGAATAG
- a CDS encoding AraC family transcriptional regulator, producing the protein MERPFSYSVISNPVPNEHGDLYVLFSGESQTKPGHRIGPKVYDFYLMHHVLSGSGTFTCAGSRYELRAGQTFLIEPEQLIGYASDEDDPWRYRWIAFEGRQAAALAAFAGLSSENPVLDTGDNPRIGALFRSVERVLRLGGPAAHLRSTGYLQLLLAELGSARPEPGEAPPAGSDVEAVVRQAIRFLSTQYAEPISMEMMADTLGYNRAYLSRVFKRRTGQTPVAFLLKLRIDKARQLLRERPELTVEQIAASAGFRDALYFSKQFRRFYGRSPSAYREEMRRL; encoded by the coding sequence ATGGAACGGCCCTTCAGCTACTCGGTCATCTCGAATCCCGTGCCGAATGAGCATGGCGATTTATATGTCCTTTTTTCGGGAGAAAGCCAGACGAAGCCCGGCCACCGGATCGGGCCCAAGGTGTACGACTTCTATTTAATGCATCACGTGCTGTCCGGCTCCGGTACGTTCACCTGCGCCGGCTCGCGTTATGAGCTGCGCGCCGGGCAGACGTTTCTGATCGAACCCGAGCAGCTGATCGGCTATGCCTCGGACGAGGACGACCCGTGGCGCTACCGGTGGATCGCGTTCGAAGGCCGGCAGGCGGCCGCGCTCGCCGCGTTCGCCGGCTTGTCCTCGGAGAACCCGGTACTCGACACCGGGGACAATCCGCGCATCGGCGCGCTGTTCCGCAGCGTGGAGCGGGTGCTGAGGCTCGGCGGGCCTGCGGCTCATCTGCGGTCGACCGGCTACCTGCAGCTGCTGCTGGCCGAGCTCGGCTCCGCCCGTCCCGAGCCCGGCGAAGCGCCTCCCGCCGGCAGCGATGTCGAGGCGGTCGTCCGGCAGGCGATCCGCTTTTTATCCACGCAGTACGCAGAGCCGATCTCGATGGAAATGATGGCGGATACGCTCGGCTACAACCGCGCTTATCTCTCGCGCGTGTTCAAACGGCGCACCGGGCAGACGCCGGTGGCGTTCCTGCTGAAGCTGCGCATCGACAAGGCGCGCCAGCTGCTGCGGGAGCGTCCGGAGCTGACGGTAGAGCAGATTGCCGCCTCGGCCGGCTTCCGGGATGCGCTCTATTTCTCCAAGCAGTTCCGCCGCTTCTACGGCCGGTCGCCAAGCGCCTACCGCGAGGAAATGCGGCGCTTGTAA
- the spoVAC gene encoding stage V sporulation protein AC, whose amino-acid sequence MANNKKKKMTPVQQQYDLLSKSREPKRPVLANCARAFLVGGLICIVGQAVSDAFIRWGGFNDDNASKPTVAVMIILSVILTCLGVYDKLAQWAGAGSAVPVTGFANSMASTAIEYRSEGLVLGVGGQMFKLAGAVIVYGAVAAFIIGILHWVFKVSF is encoded by the coding sequence ATGGCGAACAACAAAAAGAAAAAAATGACTCCCGTTCAGCAGCAGTACGACCTGCTGTCCAAAAGCCGCGAGCCGAAGCGGCCCGTGCTGGCCAACTGCGCCCGCGCCTTCTTGGTCGGAGGGCTGATCTGCATCGTCGGTCAGGCGGTATCGGACGCCTTTATCCGCTGGGGCGGCTTTAACGACGACAACGCGTCGAAGCCGACCGTCGCGGTCATGATCATTTTGTCCGTCATCCTCACATGCCTCGGGGTGTACGACAAGCTGGCCCAATGGGCAGGCGCCGGCTCGGCCGTTCCGGTGACGGGCTTCGCCAATTCCATGGCTTCTACGGCGATCGAGTACCGCAGCGAAGGGCTTGTTCTGGGCGTGGGCGGACAAATGTTCAAGCTCGCCGGGGCGGTCATCGTTTACGGAGCCGTGGCGGCGTTTATTATCGGTATTTTGCATTGGGTGTTCAAGGTCAGCTTTTAG
- a CDS encoding DUF1328 domain-containing protein, with the protein MLGWALLFFLVAVVAGILGFFSLAATAAGIAKILFVVFLILFVVSLIFGRRRA; encoded by the coding sequence ATGCTGGGATGGGCTCTGTTATTCTTTCTCGTTGCTGTTGTTGCCGGAATACTCGGGTTCTTTTCGCTGGCCGCCACGGCGGCGGGAATCGCCAAAATTCTGTTTGTCGTTTTCCTCATTCTGTTCGTCGTCTCGCTTATTTTCGGAAGACGAAGAGCTTGA